In the genome of Daucus carota subsp. sativus chromosome 9, DH1 v3.0, whole genome shotgun sequence, the window tagtatagtatagatatcaCAGCTCATTGCCCCATTGCACAAAAAAGCCAAACAGATTTTCTGTTAAAGCACCATAACTTCACGATACGTTTTGAAGTACAGAGCAACGCAGCACCAACAAGCGACCTACTTATTGGCGCTCTTTTGGAATGGGAAGATctgaaagaaaaaaatttagagGTTTTGATTATATTTGACTATGTGAATCCgtcaataatattaatattagtgtttgataATTAACAGATTGaagattgaagtagttatttagatttaaaaatataattttcaaaaagctactCAAAACAGTTTTttggttaaagtataaaataatttcatgCAGATAACAAACATTACATCGGTTACAAATTTTATACTAAAACATATGATatagatatgaattttattccaaaaataagTCCCTCTTTCAATCAACTAATATGGACCATGTACCTCTGCTTCTGTAATTTCCCATCTTAAGCTCACAAGACAACTTAAGATCATTACTAGCAGCACATTTTAAGTACTTAGATGGactgaaatatattattttgacaaGTTACAACCAACATATAGCATACAATTGAAGTACATCTTCCGAAACCAaatcaaattatcaaacaatatatatttaaacaaaatatataaccaACTTAACATTCACAATACTGATTTGGAAATCACCATGCTTCAGGAGAACAAAACAATGAGCATTAGTCATTGTTTCTGCTCGTTCACTGATCAAAGATGGAGATATACGACCACAATACTTAAGTTTACAGAAAGCTATAATTTACAGATCATTTAAGTTACTGTAATGGCGAAAGGGAAAGCGAAACCATATTATTTCTTATCAGAAGCGGCTTTGTCCCTGGCCATCTGCTCAAACAAGCTTCCGTCATAGACAGCTCTGATGGTATCCCTATGCAGTAAaccatccttatccttgcagAGAACATACAAGATCTTCCACTCGACGTAACTAGCAAGCCTGCAGTTTATTCAGCAAGATATAACAAGAGTTTTCCCGAGAAAatgtagatcataaatgtagtTCTAACTTCTACGATATAGAAAGGGAGATTTACAAACCATCCTGAGTAGTTTTTGGGCTCCCTGTTTCCTTTAACCATTGCCATCAGCTCGTCTGATGTTAAGGCACTTTTATTTGACTGTGCATGCTTGCTGAAAATCTCTTCAAACTTTGTAGGAACAAACCTTTATAGTAAATGCTTGCTTAGTCAATATTTCGACTTAATAAGGATAGCATCGATAGTAATAGTCATAAATTAGGCTTGTTTCTATCTAGAAGACACGTATATagcaaatttaattaattaaggcCAGACTCGAAAAAGGATAGTAATTAGTAACTACAGAAAGGATAGTAATTAGTAACTACAGAACTGTAAAAATAAGAAGCATGATTTGTtttctataaattataatattccaATAGACTGGGATAACTTTTACTCAGCAATCAGCATGAATATTCTTTAGCCATATTATCATTGATGAAGATTAGGAGACTCTGGGAATGACTTCATGAATATGAATCTGTGAAGATGACCCGATATCTTGGAATTACTTAAATTCTAATAGATTGTATTAATTCTCCAATTTGATAAACTGGACTTACTTTTCAATATGGTTGGAGTGCCTTAAAATTTTTGTGGATGGAGTTACTTTCCAATTAAATGGAAATTGACATCTATGATTTCTTCAACTGTCAGACCGAAATTTAGTAATACATGACATGTATAACTATGTGCAAAGGATGAAAACATTCACTTACATATATGTGTGATCGATATTATTGTCAATAATTTGATTGGACAGAAACAAAGTAGGAACGTTCTGACGAATATTTACCTAAATATACCTACAAAACAGTACAAGTCTTATTCCACTCCCACCTATTGTCATTCTCATTAATAAAACACTTCATTAGACTTGATTAAGAATAGAATTTGGAAAACAGAAATTTAAGATAATATGCGCTCCATCCACAAAACAAGAAGACTAGTAATATATTACAATGAATACCAGAATAAAAGCTACAAGGAATTACTTTATAACtgaatatacaattttttgacTTGGGTAAACATCATTATTTGGAATTGTGTCATCATTTTATGGACATATAAAAGAGTCTCAAGCAAATACATACCTTCCCTCAGTGTCGTAAACATCACTATCACTTCCATGTTTTCCCTTATGAATGTTCTGTATCTCAATTGGAAAGAGAAGAGAAGGGAACTTCCCCTGGACAAAAAATAAACTATAAAATCAGCCTCATGATCAAATAGGCATAGTAGGaagatattattatatactGTATTGTTCACTCGGTCATAGAAATACAACCACTTTATTCTATAATTATAGTGGCACGTGAACAGATACTGCAGATTGTAAAATTAAGGTCAATTATGAAGAATGATAAAGACAATATCATGTGGTAGGGAACAAATATCTACagaactaagagcaagtccaacagtgtcctagttgaagccctaaatataatataaaaaattatgtcctagtagtttaggacatattcaaccaacttcaactccaacaatgtgccttattttctctatttgtttaatattttattattgaaagttcacttttttcattaaaacataatagaaagtagagagagaaagagggtgtagatagatatttattataaaatatgagatagggcaaggagagagagtgcctcaaaaataaggcttGATAGAGTTGTCCtaatgatataaggcatcattaggacattgttggagcagttttttttatcaaatgccctaaattttaacttaggacaACAATTTgaggcactcttggacttgcttgCAGAACCAACCcaacaaaacacacacaaatagTACTTTTTCTAACTTTGTTAATCCTTGTGCAAAGTATAAACTTAACATACCTTCGAGATTCACTAAATAAGTTCGCAGGATTCCCTAAATACAAATGTTGATGAAAATATAGATTTACATTAGACAAACCAATATACGATTCATTGTCAATATACTAGAGCATTTTAGAGGGATAGATAAGTAAATTAAGGGACACAGGTGGGGAGAATTAGATTGTGTGTTCTGTAATTGAGATTTATCATCTTACAATCACAAAGCTAAGGTCATTGGTTCAAACAAATTGAGCTTACTCAGTTTTACCAAACAGGTTGAATGCAGTCCAATAGAGATATTGGATGGTGCAAAGAATTGTATACAAAGGTGCTTAACAACTTACTATAAagtacaaatttaattaaatgattaaaataataaCTCCATGATGCAAGTGTCTGGTAAGATTTGCAGGacaataatcatataataaGTCAAACTAGTCTTCCTCGGATAGTCGGATGCCAGTTAAAAATGATTAATTATAGCACTTCCGTAATGTTAGGACCTGGGAACTAATATCTATTGCATTAAGTTCTCCATTGCTCATAGCTCATTCAATCTTTCTTGCACATCTATACATGTTCATCAATTACCGTTTTATTCAATAGACTCTACAAACCTCCGACATATACTAATTACATAGATTACTGACTATATATAGATTAATCTCCAATTATTCGAACATAATAATTAGTTTATAGTTACCAAACATAAAGTTCACTAGTACTACGCACTTCTAAATGATTTGGAGTTTTACACTAGCTTGTAGCTCCAAACATAGTTCTCATACCGCAAGATTAACATAAAGAAAAAAGGAGGGGGATAGAAATTTACAGGGCGAGTTTTGGAACTGAGACCCACGTTGATAAAAACAGCAGCCACAGAAGACAAGGCCAGGCCACACCCGATTTGTCGAAAACCTGTGACATCAAATTCGTTGTCATGTAACATCAAATTTATGGATGGGAAGAGAaaacactattttttttttttttttaataagtagGCCTGAATGGCCGAATTCGTaactcaataacaaaaaaaaaatgctagATGCCCCCAAAATTGTTCCCAATTTCACCCCCAAAATCCAAGTTGTCAACATTTAATTGGTTCAACTCAcatcaataataaataatagGACCCTGTATGTACATAAATCatacaattaaaattatttgccGAGTCATTTTGGgaaaaatttgaaacaaaatttggGGTACGTAGAATTACTCTTCTATAAATCTCGAGTCTCAGGTTGAGCTAGAATCAAACTAGAACAGGACCGACAAAAGATAATTATATCATTGGAAAAAAGAGAAATAGAAGAAGACCTTTGAAGGTTTCCCAAGGATAAACAATTCCATCTTTATTCTGATCGAAGAAGCTAACATGCTTTTGAAGAACGTTGCCTTCCATGCCCACAAACTCTGCAAATATTTACATACAGTATAAACTGGTTACCAACTTATGTTAAACGAACATACTAATAACATAGTATATATCAAGAAACATATACACATGTACCTTTTGTAGCAGCTTCAGAATCAACAAGCTGTGATGAAGCCATCATGAACAACGTGTGTTTTCGGTGAGATTAATCAAgtaaacacgaaatttaattatatgtgtAAAGTGAGGGATTTCAGGGAGAGATTAGAAGAAATGAGGAGAGAGATTGAACAAAGAGATTAGAAG includes:
- the LOC108200537 gene encoding probable peroxygenase 4 — translated: MMASSQLVDSEAATKEFVGMEGNVLQKHVSFFDQNKDGIVYPWETFKGFRQIGCGLALSSVAAVFINVGLSSKTRPGKFPSLLFPIEIQNIHKGKHGSDSDVYDTEGRFVPTKFEEIFSKHAQSNKSALTSDELMAMVKGNREPKNYSGWLASYVEWKILYVLCKDKDGLLHRDTIRAVYDGSLFEQMARDKAASDKK